The following are encoded in a window of Mumia flava genomic DNA:
- a CDS encoding serine hydrolase, whose product MANLAEVGAWIEQRLPELLAEYDVPAAAVAVSVGGDVVDTAAGVLSKATAVDATPDSVFQVGSITKVWTATLVMQLVDEGLVDLDTTVRTYLPEFVIGDDAAAAAITVRQLLCHVAGFEGDIFTDTGRGDDCVEKYVATLGDTPQLFGPGERFSYNNAGYCVLGRIVEVLRDKPFDTCVRDHLFTPLGLTHAANGADEAILFRAAVGHIQPAPEADSVPAPMWSIVRSNAPAGSMLTMRARDLLGFARMHLDGGTAPDGTAVLSGASVKAMQERQVDLPDLGLLGDGWGLGWELYDVPGGPVIGHDGSTIGQNAFLRLVPGRDVAVAVLTNGGLAYTFAERILTHVLAELADVELGALPAPTPGATVENPERYVGTYASAVADTTVTLEDGRLWAERTPKGELAALAGPGERSELVPWRGDTLLPSSPTQGIYMPHAFVGDDGHGRALYLHTGRADRRVDA is encoded by the coding sequence ATGGCGAATCTCGCAGAGGTCGGCGCATGGATCGAGCAGCGTCTGCCCGAGCTGCTGGCGGAGTACGACGTCCCCGCGGCGGCGGTCGCGGTCTCGGTCGGCGGTGACGTGGTCGACACCGCTGCCGGTGTGCTGAGCAAGGCCACGGCCGTGGACGCGACACCCGACTCGGTCTTCCAGGTCGGCTCGATCACCAAGGTGTGGACCGCCACCCTGGTCATGCAGCTCGTGGACGAGGGACTGGTCGACCTCGACACGACCGTGCGCACCTACCTGCCCGAGTTCGTGATCGGCGACGACGCGGCCGCCGCTGCGATCACCGTCCGCCAGCTCCTGTGCCACGTCGCCGGCTTCGAGGGCGACATCTTCACCGACACCGGCCGGGGCGACGACTGCGTCGAGAAGTACGTCGCCACGCTCGGGGACACCCCGCAGCTGTTCGGGCCGGGGGAGCGGTTCTCGTACAACAACGCCGGGTACTGCGTCCTCGGCCGGATCGTCGAGGTCCTGCGGGACAAGCCCTTCGACACCTGCGTGCGCGACCACCTGTTCACTCCGCTCGGCCTGACCCACGCCGCGAACGGTGCCGACGAGGCGATCCTGTTCCGGGCCGCCGTCGGGCACATCCAGCCCGCCCCCGAGGCGGACTCGGTCCCCGCGCCGATGTGGTCGATCGTCCGCTCGAACGCGCCCGCCGGCTCGATGCTCACGATGCGGGCGCGCGACCTGCTCGGGTTCGCCCGGATGCACCTCGACGGCGGTACGGCCCCCGACGGCACCGCGGTCCTCAGCGGCGCGAGCGTCAAGGCGATGCAGGAGCGTCAGGTCGACCTGCCCGACCTCGGGCTGCTGGGCGACGGGTGGGGGCTCGGCTGGGAGCTGTACGACGTGCCGGGCGGCCCCGTGATCGGTCACGACGGGTCGACGATCGGGCAGAACGCGTTCCTGCGACTCGTCCCCGGCCGCGACGTGGCCGTCGCCGTGCTCACCAACGGGGGCCTCGCGTACACCTTCGCCGAGCGGATCCTCACGCACGTGCTCGCCGAGCTGGCCGACGTCGAGCTCGGCGCCCTGCCGGCCCCCACCCCGGGAGCGACGGTCGAGAACCCGGAGCGCTACGTCGGGACGTACGCCTCGGCGGTCGCCGACACCACCGTGACGCTCGAGGACGGCCGGCTGTGGGCCGAGCGGACCCCGAAGGGTGAGCTCGCCGCCCTCGCGGGGCCGGGCGAGCGCTCCGAGCTGGTCCCGTGGCGCGGCGACACGCTGCTGCCGTCGTCTCCCACCCAGGGCATCTACATGCCGCACGCGTTCGTCGGCGACGACGGCCACGGGCGCGCCCTCTACCTCCACACCGGCCGCGCCGACCGACGCGTCGACGCCTGA